The window GCGCAAGGCGCACCTCCGACGCGCCGTGGCGGCGACAGACCTCGTCCACGATGCGCCCGAGCCTCGGCAGCGTCTCGCGAAGACCCTCCACCTCGACGAGGAGCACGGCCTCGGCGTCCAGCGGATACCCAGCGTGCACGAACGGCTCGATCACCTGGATGGCGTTGCGGTCCATCATTTCGAGTGCGACGGGTCCCACGCCCCGGCCGATGATCTCCGTCACCGCCTCGCTCGCCCGATCGAGATCCGCGAAGATCGCCAGGAGCGTCGTCAGCGCCTCCCGCTTACGGAGCAGCTGCACCCAGATGCGGGTCACGATCCCGAGCGTTCCCTCCGACCCCACGATCAGCCCGGTCAGGTCAAGGCCGGCTCCGTCGGGGCCGCGCGCTCCCACCCGAACCAGGTCCCCGGTCGGCAGCGCGACTTCCAGTCCCAGCACATGGTTCGTGGTCACCCCGTAGGCGATCGTGTGCGGCCCGCCGGAGTTGTGCCCGACGTTTCCCCCGATGCTGCTCGCGTACTGGCTGCTGGGATCCGGGGCATAGAAGTACCCCCGATCGGCCACCGCCCGCGTGATGTCGATGTTGGTGACGCCGGGTTCCACTACGGCGACCCGGTTATCGAGATCGATCTCCAGGATCCGGTTCATCCGGGTCATGACCACTACCACGCCGCCGATGATGGGGAGCGCCCCGGCCGCCACCCCCGTCCCGGCCCCCCGCGGGATCACGGGAACCCGATGCCGGGCCGCCACCCGAAGGACCCCAGCCACCTCCTCTGCGGATCCGGGCAGCACGGCGAGATCGGGCACCGCGGTGATGTTTGACGCGTCGTATTCGTAGGCCAGAAGATCCCCGAGCTCGGAGAACACGTTCGCCCCGCCGACGACCTCGCCCAGCTCACGCAGGAGGTCCGGCCGGGAGGCCAGGCGCACGCGGGCGCCGGCAAGGTCCATCAGGCGATCTGCGGCAGGGAGGTGTTCCGCGCGGCGATCCCCCGAGCGAGATCGACCGCCTCGGTGACCCCGCCCCGCTGGAGAAGGCTCGCCGCGACCGCGGACCGGAACTCGGTGGCGCGGCGGACCGCGACCGACCGCGACCGGCGGGGCAGCTCGGCAGAGCGTTCCGCAAGGGACGGAAGCGAAACGGACGCGCTCCCGCGCATCCCCCCCGTCGCCCGCACCCCGTCCGGCAGGTGCCGATCGATGCCGCGCTGGGGACCGATCACGGCCGCGGTCCGCCTGGCTCACCGCCCAAAAGATGCGAGGCGTGGGCCACGCAGCGGAGATCGTGTGGGGGGAGGATCACGCGGCCTCGACGACGGCCGCGATGCCCTGGCCTCCGCCGATGCAGAGGGTGGCCAGCCCGTACCGCTCTCCCCGGTGGCGGAGTTCGTAGAGCAGGGTCAGCAGCAGCCGGGCACCGCTGGCCCCAATCGGATGGCCGAGGGCGATCGCCCCGCCGTTTGGATTCACGCGTTCCCGATCCAGGCCCAGCTCCCTCTCGACCGCCAGGTACTGGGCAGCGAACGCCTCGTTGACCTCAATGACCCCGAGTTGGGCGAGGGTCAGTTCGGCGCGCGCCAACGCCTCTCGGGTGGCCGGGGCCGGGCCGATGCCCATGATCTCCGGCGGGACCCCGACCACCGCCCAGGACCGCAGCCGTCCGAGCGGCCGGAGTCCCTCGCGCGCCGCGAACCGATCCGTGGTCAGGATCACCGCCGCCGCGCCATCGTTTATCCCACTGCTGTTGCCGGCCGTGACTGTCCCGCGCTCCCGAAACCGCGCGGAAAGATGCCGCAGCTGCTCGACCGTCGTTTCGGGGCGGATGTGCTCATCCTCCGCCACCGCGGAGGGACCCCGGCGCCCTGCGGGGATCTCTACCGGCACGATCTCCTCCGCGAACCTCCCGGCGGCGCGCGCACGGGCGGCGCGGGCGTGGCTCCGAGCGGCGAAGGCGTCCTGTTCATCGCGGGTCACCTGGTACTTTTCCGCCAAATTCTCCGCGGTCTCCGCCATCCCGAGCCCGCAGGCGGAATCGGTCAGGGCCGCCCACAGGGTGTCTTCAAGCACCCCCGGGCCCAGCGGCAGTCCCTCGCGCGCACCCCGGACGACGAACGGCGCCTGGCTCATGTTTTCACATCCGCCGGCGAGCACCGCTTCCGCTTCCCCCGCCTGGATCAGGCGGGCGCCGGTCACCGCGGCTTCGAGCCCCGACCCGCACAATCGATTGACCGTGATCGCGGGGCAGTCGATGCGCACGCCGACCCCCAGCCCCACGTGTCGAGCCAGGTAGACCGCGTCGGCGCTCGACTGCACGACGTTGCCGAACACCACGTGGTCAATCGCCTCCCGGGCGACCCGAGCGCGGGCGAGCGCCCCCCCCGCGGCCGCAACGCCCAACTGCGTCGCGGTGACTCCGCGCAGGCCCCCCCCGAAACGCCCAAACGCGGTCCGCGCTCCATCAATGATCACGACGTCGCCCATCCACGTGCCTCCACCCAGGGCCGCCCGCAACTTCCCGGTTCTTCCGTAGGAGGCGGGGAACTCCTCCTGCGACCGAGAATCCATTGCCGGCCGACCGGACCGTCACGCCGCACCGGCATGCCCAGAGGGAGGCGGATCCATGATCACGTTCGACCACGTCGCGGTTGCCGTCCACCGCATCGGCGACGCGATGGCGCTGTTTCGAGATCTGTTGGGGGGCGTCCCCGCCGAGCGGGGCATCGGCACGGGGTTCACCTTTCAGCAGTTGACCTTTCCCGCCGGGACCGTGGAACTGCTGGAACCCAGAGGCGCCGACAGCTTCCTCCACCGATTCCTCCACACGCGCGGCGAAGGCTTGCACCACATCACCTTCAAGGTCCAGGATCTCCCGCGATGGGCGGAACGACTGCGGGACGCCGGGTATCGGGTCGTGGGCGAGAACTATGACAACCCCGAATGGCGGGAGGCGTTCGTGCATCCGAAGAGCGGCCACGGGGTCCTCATCCAGTTGGCGGAGACGCTGCCGCCCGAGCGGGGACGATAGCGCCGGCCGGGGTGCTAGGGGGCTTTCGTCACCCCCGACTCCAGGGCGACGCCCACCGGTTCCAAGATGCGGACGATCATGTTGTAGTAGGCCACGACCTGCACGAGCTCCATGATCTGCCGGGTGGTGAGGAACTTGCGAAGCGCGTCGAACGTCTCCTCCCCCACCCGAACGGCCCGGGTGGCCTCCTCGCTGTACCGGAGCACCGCCCGCTCCTCGGCGCTGAACTGCGGGTCGCGCGGATAGGCCTCCAGCGCTTCCAGCTTCTCCCGAGGGATGCCGAGACGCCGCGCGCTGTTCCAGTGGTGGGTGTATTCATAGCTCGCCCCGCAGATCCGCCCGACGGTGATGATCGCGAGTTCGCGGAGGGGCGCGCTCAGGCTGAGATCGTTGCGGAGGGCGCTGCTGTACCCCAGCAACCGCCTGAGGAGCAGCGGGGTATGAGCGAGGACCCGAAAGAGATTGAGCACCGACCCACGCGTCGCGACAAGGTCGTCGTAGATCTCCCGGTCCCCGGGCGGAAGGTCCTCTCGATCCAGGTACGGGACGCGCGCCATCACTGCACCTCCACCGGGATTCACAACGGCGGGGTGAATCGGCCGTCCACGGCCGTCCACCCGCCGTCGACAAAGAGCAAGGATCCGGTCACATAGCTGCCGGCGTCCGACGCCAGGAAAACGACCGGGCCGGCCATCTCATCCGCCGACGCCCATCGCCCCAGCACGGATCGATCGGCGTACGCCTGGTACCAGTCCCGATTCTGGGTGATCTGCCGGGTGAGCGGCGTCTCCACGACGCCGGGGGCCACGGCGTTGACCCGGACGCCCTTGGGACCGAGTTCGGCGGCCAGCGTCCTGACGAGTTGCACGGTGCCGGCCTTGGTCGCGGAGTATACGCTCTGCCCGGGCTCGACCACCAGGGCGCGAATCGAAGCGAAGGCGATGATACTCCCGCGCCCCTGCCCGGCCATGAATCGCCCGGCTTCGCGCAGCACGAAGAACGTCCCCTTCAGATTGACCGTGAGCACGCGATCCAGGTCCTCGGCGGTGTAGTCGAGTATCGGTTTGCGCACGTTGATCGACGGCGTGGATACGACGACGTCGAGCGATCCGTGGCGGGACCCGACCTCGGTCACCAGGGCACGAACTCGGGCTTCGTCCACGATGTCCACGGCGCGGGGCTCCGCGCGGCCCCCGGCGGCGCCGATCAGGCCGACGGTCTCCCGCGCGCTCGCCTCGTTGAGGTCGGCGCAGACGACCAGCGCCCCGTGGGCCGCCAGCGCTCGAGCGGCGGACTGCCCGATCCCCGATCCCCCTCCGATCACGAGGGCCACCTTGCCGTCCAATCGAAACAGCCGGGCGTAGTCCACGGCTCCCCTCCCCTATCCTCATCCGGGCCCCGCCCCGGACATCCGGGGGCGGCGCTGCCCTCACCTCAACGCCGAGGCCCGGGATCTCCCGCGGAGCCGTCGGTCGGTGCCCCCGAGAAGTCCAGGACCGCCGCCCCCTGCAGCTCGCCTCGCTTCAGAGCACCAAGAGCGCGGTTCGCCCCCTGCGGCGCCACCCGCGTCACGGTGACGTGCAACGACAGTTCCGCGGCGATCGCGAGGAACTCCTCCGCGTCCGCCCGGGTGGCATTGGCCACGCTGCGCACGGTCCGCTCCCAGTAGAGGCGGGCGTACGGAAACTCCGGGATCCGGTCGAGGTGGATAGCGTTGACCGCAAGCGTCCCCCCTCGGCGCAGGTGCCTGAGCGCCCCCACGACCACTTCCCCGGAAGGGGCGAAGACGACGCCGCGATCGACCTCGGCGGGCGCCGCCTCATCGAGCCCCCCGGCCCAGGCGGCCCCGAGTGCTCGGGCGAGCGTGCGGTGCGCGGCGCTTCTGGTAAACACGTGAACCTCGCACCCCCAGTGGCGCGCCACCTGGATGGCAAGGTGAGCGGAGGCGCCGAACCCGAACAGTCCCACGCGCTCCCCCCCGCGGACGTCGGCCAGCCGGAGCGACCGGTATCCGATGATCCCCGCGCAGAGGAGCGGAGCGGCCTCCAGATCGTCGTAGGCCGCCGGCAGCGGGTAGGCGAACCGGGCGTCGGCGACCATCGCCTCGGCGTAGCCGCCCGGAACATCGTAACCGGTGAAGCGGGCCTGCTCGCAGAGGTTCTCCCGACCCTCTCGACAGCGGGCGCAGGTCCCGCACGCTCCGGCGAGCCAGGCGATCCCCACCCGGTCCCCCACACGCCACCGCTCCACCCCCCGCGTCACCGCGTCGACCGTGCCGACCACCTGGTGGCCGACGACGACCGGCAGCACCGGAGGGGTGATGTCGCCTTCGACGATGTGGAGGTCGGTGTGGCAGACGCCGCAGGCCCGCACCCGGACGCGGATCTGCCCGGGACCGGGCACCGGTGTGGGTACCTCGGTCAGTTCGAGCGGCGACGGCTTCGCCGCGAGAGGCGCCGGCGATCGCAAGAGGAGGGCCTCCATCGAACACTCCGTGGCGACACAGGATTTCCTGTTCTTGGGATGCAAGTACTCCCCCGCGCACCCCAACGCCTTCCCAGAGGAGAGCAGCCGTGCCCGACACCCAAACGGTCGAAGCCGCGCTCGTCGAGACCTACACCAAGGCCAACCCGCTGTCCAGGGCCGCGCACGAACGCGCCGACGGCTTGTTGCCGGGCGCCGTGACCCACGACAGCCGGTCGTTTCTTCCGTTCCTCCCGTACATCGCGCGCGCCAGCGGCGCCCATAAATGGGACCTGGACGGGCACGATTACGTCGACTACGCGATGGGGCACGGCGCGCTGATCCTGGGGCACGCCCATCCCACATTGGTGGAGGCCGTTCACCGGCAGATCACCCTCGGAACGCACCCGGGGGCCAATCACCTGGGGGAGATCGAGTGGGCGGAGCGCGTCCGCGCGCTGGTTCCGGGCGCCGAAATGGTGCGCTTCACAAGTTCCGGCACCGAGGCCACCCTGCTCGCCCTGCGGCTGGCCCGCGCGGCGACGGGAAGGAGGAAGCTCGTGAAGTTCCAGGGGCACTTTCACGGATGGCACGATGCCGTGAGCCCCGGCCAAGCGCCCCCCTTCACCGACCGGCCGCCCGGGATCACCCCGGCCACCGCGAGCGAAACGGTCGTCCTGCCGGTCGATCTGGACGCCGTCGGGAAAACCTTGGCTGCGGATCCCGATATCGCCGCCGTGATCATCGAGCCGAGCGGCGCGTCCGCGGGAGCGGTGCCCCTCCCTCGCGGTTTCCTCCAGAACCTCCGCGCGCTCACCACCGCGCGGGGGGTGTGCCTGGTCATGGATGAGGTGATCACCGGATTCCGCTGGTCTCCGGGAGGCGCCCAACGGGCGTACGGCGTCACGGCGGACCTGGTAACGCTGGCCAAGATCCTCGCCGGCGGCCTCCCCGGAGGAGCCGTGGCCGGACGGCGCGATCTGCTTGCGGCGATCGGCGCCGCTCCATCAACCGGCCGCCGGGTCCGTCATCCCGGCACGTTCAACGCCAACCCGCTGTCGGCCGCCTCCGGCATCGCCTGCCTCGATGTGATCCGCGACGGACGGGTCCACACCCAGGTCGACGCGATGACGGCCCGCCTCCTCCGCGAGCTGAACGCGCGCCTGGCCAAGCGCGGGGTGCGGGGCGTGGCCTACGGAGAGGCCTCAAGGTTCCACCTGGCGTTTGATCAGCGGCTGACCCCCGGGGATCCAGCATCGCTTCGACATATCCCGGCCGACGACCTCAAGCAGCAACGGCAGACCCCCATGACGACCAGCCTGGCATTGGCCCTGCTCCTCCACGGGGTGCATTTCATGGGCACCGGGGGCTTCGTGAGTGTCGCGCACACGGATGCGGACATCGATCGGACCGTGGACGGTTTGGACGCCGCGCTTGAGCAGGTGGAGGCGATCGCCCCCCGGTAGGGAGCCTATTGGCTGGGAAGGGGAAACCAGGACAGCCGGGTCCAGCGGAGGTAGCGGTCGGAGAGGAGCTCCAGCGACTTCCGCGCCAACGGAAACTCGTCGGCGAGCGTCGCGAGCACCCGCCCCTCCGGCCGTCCCTCCGGTTTCGCCGCCAGTCGATAGAACCGCCGTCCGTGTTCTTCGTAGGTTTCCACGGTGCGGGGAATGGCCTGCCCGCGATGGAGCGCCGGGCCGCCGTGGCGCGGCGATCGGAGGTAGTCGGGGAACATCCCGCTCGTAAACAACGCGATGTCTGCGACCCGCTTGAAGATCGGGCGGGCCTCGTCCTGGCCGACCAGCGCCGCCAACGCGATCATGTCATCGATGTTCAGGGTGTTGAAGCGGCGGCGGCGGTACCCCTCCCCCTGTTTGACAAAAACGGTCACCGTCTCGGCCCGGATGAACGACGTGAGCATGCCGACGAGGTACCCCCAGATCCCCGGCTCGGCGATGAAGCGACGGACGCGGGGAGCGTCGAACACCGCCACGGTTTCCGCCGGCGTGCGCTCCAGCGTGTACGGATGCTGCTCCAGGTCTCGGATCACGCGGCGCAGGAGGACGGAGAAGACAAACGCGGGGGACACCCGCAACAGCGCCTGTTCATCGCCGAGCAGGCGGCGCACCAGCCGGTCGTCCTCGAGCATCACATCCACGAGGTCATCACGGGCGCGGAGCACGTCAAGCGACGGCATCGCCCCGTGGCGGTCGTCGCCGATGGTCTCGGCGACAAACCGAAGGTCGTTATCCGTGAGGACCGGGACGTCCATTGCCCACATTCACCTCGCCGAGCACCGCGGCGGCGATCCCAACCAGCCCGCCCGCGGGATCCTCGCCTTGACTGTATGCCAATAGGTGACCGCGGCTAGACGCCAGCACCCTTAGCACCGTGTAGATCGCCGACAATCCGCAGACGCGCCGGCGGTTGCCGTCGGCCATCACCGTTCGCCAAAACCCTTCGGCATCGCCCTCGACGACCCGGTCGAGCGCGGCAAGATCTCCCTGGCGGGCCATCGCCGCCAGCGAGTCGGCCGCCTCCGCGTCACCAAACCGCGGCCCGACGTGGCTGAGATCGACCCCGCCCACAACGATCACCGGACGCCCCAGCGCCGCGATCGCGGCCCGGAGGGCCGCGATGAACGATTCGATCTCCGGGACTCCGGCGGGACTGCCCGTCCCGCACCACCGCTCAAACCCCGAGCACAACACCGGCAGGATGGTGAATGGTCGCCCCCGGGCCACATGGTCGAGAAAGACCACCTGGAATTCGATCGAGTGCTCGGTCCGGTGCACCGGCTCATCCGCAAGCGGGTCGAACGAACACCGGGACACCACCGCGTCCAGCAGCGGCCGATCGACCTCGATCACGCGGCCCGGCGTCGCGTACCCCTTCGTCGTCAGCACGAAGGGACTGGGCGGGCCGGCGTGGGCCACCCCCAACACCACCACGCAGGCTCCGGGGGGAATCTCCCGCAGGGCGGCGTAGGCGCGACCGTACGTGGGGCCCCCGCGGTGGAAATCGATGTGCGGGGCGAGAATCCCCCGTGGGGGCCGCCCGCCGATCCCGTCGGCGGGGCCCGCTCCCCCTGCGGTCGCCCCCAGGAACTCTTCCAGGGTTGCGGCGAGGGCCCGGGGTTCGGTCGGGTAGGAGACGCCGGCGTGCGCCGGGGGGCGGTGGGGGGCCGCCCGATAGGCCCGCGCGATCTCCCCCCGTCGCTGCTCCAGGCGAGGCGTTTCCAGGAGGTAGTGGGCATCCAGGTCGCCGATGATGCGATCAAGGTCACCACGGGGGAGGATCACCCCGCCGGTCACCTGCGCGTACCCGGCCTGGACATCGATCGCTTCGCGCTGCCCATCGAGGAGAATCGCGACGAGGAAGACCGGCAGGGGGAGGAGGACGGAAGATTCCAGCAGGCCCTCGGAGTCGCGAGCGTGCACCGCCTGCCGCCCATGCCACTCACCGGCCGTAAGATCTAGGGGTCGCAACTTCGGAACCGGCATCGACCGCGGATCACCGCCTCGGAGATGATTATATCAGGGTCCGAACGGCGAGAGGAGCCCCGGGTGACGGCGCCGTATAGCGTGGGCATGGACGCTCCGCTTGCCCACCGCGTGGCCTTGGTGACCGGAGGCGGCACCGGGATTGGTCGGGCGATCGCGCTCCGCCTTGCCGACGACGGCGCGAACGTCGCGGTGAATTACAACCGGTCCCGGGAGGATGCGGAGACGACCGCCGGCGAGATCCGCGAGCGCCGCCGCGGGGGAATCGCCGTGCAGGCGGACGTCTCGCGCGACCAGGAAGTCCGGGCGATGATCGAGCGGGTGGTCCGCGAGTGGGGACGGCTGGACATCTTGGTCAACAATGCCGGGACCACCGTGTTTGTCGAGCACAAGAACCTCGATGGGCTGACCGCGGACGTCTGGGACCGCATCTTCGACCTCAACGTGAAAGGGACGTTCTACTGCATCCGTGCGGGGGCCAAGGTCATGACCGAGGGGCGGATCATCAATATCGGATCCGTCGCCGGGGTGAGCGGAGCGGGAAGTTCGATCGCCTACGCCGCCAGCAAGGGAGCCATCCACACGATGACGAAGTCCCTCGCCCGGGTGCTGGCGCCGAAGATCACCGTGAATACGATCGCCCCGGGTCTGATCGAGACCCGATGGCACGCCGGCAGGGAACCCGAAATTGCCAGAGCTGCCGAGCGGTTCCCTGCCGGGCGGATCGGTGCCCCAGCCGACATCGCACACATCACAGCCGCGCTCGCCGCATCGGACAATTTTCTCACCGGACAAATCATCGTCGTCGACGGCGGGGCCCTGCTCTAATCGCCAGGAAGATGACGCCGGAGTAGCGAACACCTGTTTGCGCCCCGGTGATTGTTGTGTTATAATCCGGGAACGTTCGCAGGCGACTGACGGGGAGTGTGGGGGGGCTGGAGTGTGGGCAAAGGGCTGACGAAGCGCCAGCGCGAGATTCTGAACTACGTCATGGATAATATGCAATTGCGCGGATACCCGCCCTCGGTCCGCGAGATCGGAGCGGCATTGGGGCTGACGAGCAGCTCGACCGTCCACAGCCACCTCACTGCCCTGGAGAAAAAGGGATTCATTCACCGCGACCCAAGCAAGCCGCGCGCGATTGAGATCTTGAAGGACGGCGCCAGCCAACCTCCCAAGCGGGTCGTTAACGTCCCCGTGTTGGGGCGCATCGCCGCGGGGCATCCGCTGTTCGCCGAAGAGAACGTTGAGGATGTCTTTCCCCTCCCCCGCGACCTCGTCCGGGAAGACGCCTCGTTCATCCTCCGCGTGCGCGGGGACAGCATGATCGAAGCGGGCATCTACGACGGCGATTACATCGTCGTGCGACAGCAGGCGACGGCCAACAACGGGGAGATCGTCGCCGCGCTCCTCGGCGAGGAGGCGACGGTCAAGCGCTTCTATCGGGAGCGCGACCACATCCGTCTCCAACCCGAGAACCACACCATGGCACCCATCCTCACCCGCGATGTCACGATCCTCGGAAAGGTCGTGGTCCTGATCCGCCGACTCCCCTAGCCGGTCGCTGACGACGGGGGCCGGCGCGCCCGCCGCGGCTACCCGCGCCCTTCCGCCAGGTACGGTCGGAACCGGTCGAGGCCGCTCGCCGGAATCTCAGCTTCCACGGCCACCCCGTCATCCCGATCGTCGCGTCGGAGCACGCGGCCGTGCGCGTAGATCTGCGCCAGCACCCGGCCGTCGGCGTACGGAATCAGGAGACTGACCCGCCGGGCGGGATCGGGCAGCCGCTGGGAGATCCGCCGCAGCAGGTTCACCAGCCCCACTCGGTGGAGCGCGGAGATCGGCACGGCATCGGGGATCTCGGCCTGGATGTCCCGCAGCACCTCGCGCGTGATGCGGTCCTGTTTGTTAATGGCGTTCACCCGCGGGGTCTCCGCGGCCCCCAACTGCACCAGGACGTCTTCCACCGCCGCCATCTGCTCCGCCCAGCGCGGATGGGCCCCGTCGATGACGTGGACGAGGAGATCGGCGTCCGCCACCTCTTCCAGCGTTGCCCGAAAGGCGGCGACGAGATCGTGCGGCAACTTCTGAATGAACCCGACGGTGTCGACCAACAGCACTGGACGGTGGTTGGGGAGCCGCGCCTTCCGCACGGTGGGGTCCAGCGTGGCGAAGAGTTTGTCCGCGGTCATCACGCCGGCCTCGGTCAGGCTGTTGAGAAGTGAGGACTTCCCGGCGTTCGTGTACCCGATCAGCGCGACCAACGGGAGCGCGGCGTCGTGGCGCACCTGCCGTTGCAAACGCCGGTGCTGCCGCATCGCCGCAATCTCGCGATTGAGATCCGTGATCCGTGCCCGGATCCGCCGCCGATCGGCCTCGAGCTTCGTCTCGCCCGGCCCCCGGGTGCCGATGCCGCCGCCCAATCGCGACAGCACCACCCCGCGCCCCGCCAGCCTGGGCAGCAGGTACGTCATCTGGGCGAGCTCGACCTGAAGCCGTCCCTCTCGGGTGCGCGCACGCTGCGCGAAGATGTCGAGCACGAGCGCCGTGCGGTCGAGGACCTTGGTATCAATCCGCCGCTCGAGATTCCGCTGTTGGGCAGGGGTCAGTTCCTCGTCAAAGATCGCCAGGTCCGCGCCCATCTCGAGGACGCGCGCCCGAATCTCCTCGACCTTCCCGCGCCCCACGAACGTCGTGGGATCGGGACGGGCCCGCCGCTGGACGATGATCCCCACCACGGACGCTCCGGCGGTCTCCGCCAGCCGCGTGAGCTCCTCGAGTGTCCCGCCGTCGTCGTCTGAAGACGTGAGCCCGACCAGCACCGCGCGCTCCGACCGCCCGTCCGCGACTTGAAAGAGAGAGGAACGCTCGCGGTCCGCTGGATGAAGCCCCCGACGAAGCTTGCGGCCTTGAGGGGTCCCCGTGGTCCGGATCGTCCTTCCCCCTACCGGATCGTCGGGGGGGCGGCCACCCTCAACCGGTCCCGGATCCGCCGGATCGCCTCCGCGAACCGGTCGTCGGACGCCGTCAGGGAGACGCGGATATAGTCGGTTCCCCGTTCGCCGTACCCCACGCCGGGTGCCACCGCGACCCCAGCATCCTCGAGCAGGTGCGCGGCGAAAGACACCGAGGTGTAGCCGGCGGGCACCGGAACCCAGAGATAGAAGGTCGCCCGCGGCATCGGCACGTCCAACCCGGCTTCGCGCAGACCCTTCACGACCGCGTTTCGCCGGGCCTCCCAGATCGCCACGCGCTCGCGGACCGGCTCTTGGGGACCGGTGAGGGCCGCCACGCCCGCGGCCTGAATCGCCGCGAACTGCCCGCTGTCGATGTTGGTCTTGAGCGTGCCCAAGGCCCCGAGCGCGTCGGCGTTCCCGACGGCAAACCCCAAGCGCCATCCCGTCATGCAGTACGTCTTGCTCAGCGAGTGGAGCTCGATTCCGACCTCCATCGCCCCCCGGGCCTGCAGGAAGCTCGGCGGTCGGTATCCCTCATACGCGATCTCCGAGTAGGTGTTGTCGTGAACGATCAGGATGCCGTGCCGGCGCGCGAAATCGGCGACGTCGTTGAAAAAAGACAGATCGGCGGTGGCGGCGGTGGGATTGTTTGGGTAGTTCAAGAAGAACACCTTCGCCCGGCGGGCGACCGCGTCGGGAATCGCCCCCAGGTCGGGCAGCCATCCCTGATCGCGGCGCAGTGGCACCGGATAGGGTTCCCCCTCCGCCATGATCGTGGCGGTCGCGTACACCGGGTACCCTGGGTCGCTCACCAGCGCAACGTCGCCGGGATTCACGAACACCCAGGGAATATGCGCCAGCCCTTCCTTCGAACCGATCAGCACCAGCGTCTCGCGGTCTGGGTCGAGGGAGACGCCGAAGCGGCGCGCGTACCATCCCACGATCGCGCGCCTGAGGTCGGCGGTGCCCTGGTAGGGCGGATAGGTATGCGTCGCCGGGTTGCGCGCGGCGTCGGTGAGCGCTGCGATGATGTGCGGGGGGGTGGGGAGATCGGGATCCCCAATCGAGAGGTTGATCACATCGACCCCCGTCGCCCGAAGCGCAGCCCGCTTCCGATCCAGGTCGGCAAACAGGTACGGCGGTATGCTCTGCATCCGGCGTGCGAGCTCCATTCAGGCCCTCCCCCACTCGGTGATGCCTTCCGACTCCCGAGTGGTTACATCGTGATCATAACACGGATTTGCTCGGCCACCGCCTCGGGGGGGGCTTCGCCAACGTCCAGCCACCGGTAGCGCCGGTCGGCGCGAAACCAGGTCGATTGCCGCTTTGCGTACCGCCGGGTGTTGCGCCGGAGAATCTCACCGGCCTCCTCCAGCGACACGCTGCCGTCTAGGTGCGCGGCGATCTCCTTGTACCCCAGCCCTTGGAGCGCCGGGAGCGTTCTGGAGAATCCCGTCCGAAGCAGCGAGCGGACCTCCTCCACCAGGCCCGCCGCCAGATGCTGGTCGATCCGGCGGCGGATCCGCGCCTGCAGCAGACTTCCGTCCATCGTCAGCGCGAACATGGCGACCCCCGGCACCGGCGCGCGGTCGACGGTCGCCGGGAGCAGCGCCTGCTGGAGCATCGAGATCGGCAC of the bacterium genome contains:
- a CDS encoding FAD-linked oxidase C-terminal domain-containing protein, which encodes MDLAGARVRLASRPDLLRELGEVVGGANVFSELGDLLAYEYDASNITAVPDLAVLPGSAEEVAGVLRVAARHRVPVIPRGAGTGVAAGALPIIGGVVVVMTRMNRILEIDLDNRVAVVEPGVTNIDITRAVADRGYFYAPDPSSQYASSIGGNVGHNSGGPHTIAYGVTTNHVLGLEVALPTGDLVRVGARGPDGAGLDLTGLIVGSEGTLGIVTRIWVQLLRKREALTTLLAIFADLDRASEAVTEIIGRGVGPVALEMMDRNAIQVIEPFVHAGYPLDAEAVLLVEVEGLRETLPRLGRIVDEVCRRHGASEVRLARSEEERQALWLGRKAAFGTLGRIAINYYLHDAAVPRSRLPQIMRQVQEIAERDKLTLVNMFHAGDGNIHPLIVFDARIPGETERVIRAGEEMLRLCVEAGGTISGEHGIGFEKTNYMHWIFAAADLEAMRRIKAVCDPEGIMNPWKLFPTPISYSEVLMAGGGNSPRPEAGR
- a CDS encoding acetyl-CoA C-acyltransferase, producing MGDVVIIDGARTAFGRFGGGLRGVTATQLGVAAAGGALARARVAREAIDHVVFGNVVQSSADAVYLARHVGLGVGVRIDCPAITVNRLCGSGLEAAVTGARLIQAGEAEAVLAGGCENMSQAPFVVRGAREGLPLGPGVLEDTLWAALTDSACGLGMAETAENLAEKYQVTRDEQDAFAARSHARAARARAAGRFAEEIVPVEIPAGRRGPSAVAEDEHIRPETTVEQLRHLSARFRERGTVTAGNSSGINDGAAAVILTTDRFAAREGLRPLGRLRSWAVVGVPPEIMGIGPAPATREALARAELTLAQLGVIEVNEAFAAQYLAVERELGLDRERVNPNGGAIALGHPIGASGARLLLTLLYELRHRGERYGLATLCIGGGQGIAAVVEAA
- a CDS encoding VOC family protein, which produces MITFDHVAVAVHRIGDAMALFRDLLGGVPAERGIGTGFTFQQLTFPAGTVELLEPRGADSFLHRFLHTRGEGLHHITFKVQDLPRWAERLRDAGYRVVGENYDNPEWREAFVHPKSGHGVLIQLAETLPPERGR
- a CDS encoding carboxymuconolactone decarboxylase family protein, coding for MARVPYLDREDLPPGDREIYDDLVATRGSVLNLFRVLAHTPLLLRRLLGYSSALRNDLSLSAPLRELAIITVGRICGASYEYTHHWNSARRLGIPREKLEALEAYPRDPQFSAEERAVLRYSEEATRAVRVGEETFDALRKFLTTRQIMELVQVVAYYNMIVRILEPVGVALESGVTKAP
- a CDS encoding SDR family oxidoreductase, coding for MDYARLFRLDGKVALVIGGGSGIGQSAARALAAHGALVVCADLNEASARETVGLIGAAGGRAEPRAVDIVDEARVRALVTEVGSRHGSLDVVVSTPSINVRKPILDYTAEDLDRVLTVNLKGTFFVLREAGRFMAGQGRGSIIAFASIRALVVEPGQSVYSATKAGTVQLVRTLAAELGPKGVRVNAVAPGVVETPLTRQITQNRDWYQAYADRSVLGRWASADEMAGPVVFLASDAGSYVTGSLLFVDGGWTAVDGRFTPPL
- a CDS encoding zinc-dependent alcohol dehydrogenase family protein, producing the protein MEALLLRSPAPLAAKPSPLELTEVPTPVPGPGQIRVRVRACGVCHTDLHIVEGDITPPVLPVVVGHQVVGTVDAVTRGVERWRVGDRVGIAWLAGACGTCARCREGRENLCEQARFTGYDVPGGYAEAMVADARFAYPLPAAYDDLEAAPLLCAGIIGYRSLRLADVRGGERVGLFGFGASAHLAIQVARHWGCEVHVFTRSAAHRTLARALGAAWAGGLDEAAPAEVDRGVVFAPSGEVVVGALRHLRRGGTLAVNAIHLDRIPEFPYARLYWERTVRSVANATRADAEEFLAIAAELSLHVTVTRVAPQGANRALGALKRGELQGAAVLDFSGAPTDGSAGDPGPRR